One stretch of Danio rerio strain Tuebingen ecotype United States chromosome 6, GRCz12tu, whole genome shotgun sequence DNA includes these proteins:
- the usp1 gene encoding ubiquitin carboxyl-terminal hydrolase 1 (The RefSeq protein has 7 substitutions compared to this genomic sequence), translated as MPGLHSESGVVAAAGSPVKKSKLSLKFFQKKETKRALDFSEAPPEDNSNVTTEPQETICHDQVVPLPCPSSPLTCEKRESLVPFVGLNNLGNTCYLNSILQVLYYCPGFKEAIKSLCHVAKLKDKPQEEGVNNEGDSGENTLPVPMELLGSFHSLISSVEQLQSSFLLNPEKYNDGELATPPRKLLNALRQLNPMYEGYLQHDAQEVLQCILVNIQEACDTIKKEQTDNQDTTMINGTESVQDGEGSSDSQLSGKRKSDTEAGNAKKKPKSQSKSKKNEENVPMTRSKRKSSSEISTENSATEQRNGTEEQEKDSTTEEEKNDSPPKDTGKRTRRGKLGWLRPSGKQPSIFSKFRSMGRITSHVGAKGETKEKSDCSSQEKQDKDNSENENKTHEVKQDLGKNEEQSGLDVLKWMFQGQLVLRTRCLECECFTERREDFQDISVPVQEDETLSSDSSSEISPDPKTELKTLKWAISQFASVERIVGQDKYFCETCHHYTEAERSLLFDKTPEVITIHLKCFAANGSEMDPYAGLSKVNTPLQTPLKLSLHEWCTQPDSPDYELFAVVMHSGVTISSGHYTTYIRMMDLHHTNIKPQTQDEEHDRDQEEDMKQKKEETSQTDYDDGEVSFSLSGRGRNVARTSGTNNMSSKTAGKRCSEGVGLLGGQRSITSYELSNSKQNNPDKPSSLSSRALLQNAVKKEPEEDCADAVADGTQVSFDLALRNLLDFEGKWMLFDDSEVRLYEEEDFLRACSPETCSTSTPYLLFYKRVSQ; from the exons ATGCCCGGGCTGCACAGTGATAGTGGAGTTGTGACTGCAGCTGGCAGTCCTGTGAAGAAAAGCAAACTCTCattgaagttctttcagaagaaggaAACCAAACGCGCTCTGGACTTCTCAGAGGCCCCGCCAGAAGACAACAGTAACGTTACCGCTGAGCCGCAAGAGACTATTTG TCATGACCAGGTTGTGCCATTGCCCTGCCCTTCGTCTCCTCTTACCTGCGAGAAGCGCGAGAGCCTGGTCCCCTTCGTTGGGTTTAATAATTTGGGGAACACCTGCTACTTGAATAGCATCCTTCAG GTTTTATATTACTGTCCTGGTTTTAAAGAAGCCATCAAGTCCTTGTGTCATGTGGCTAAACTGAAAGACAAACCGCAAGAAGAGGGTGCCAACAATGAG GGGGACTCTGGTGAGAACACCCTACCTGTTCCCATGGAGCTGTTGGGCAGTTTCCACAGCCTCATTTCCTCTGTGGAGCAGCTGCAGTCCAGCTTCCTGCTTAACCCAGAAAAATACAATGATGGAGAGCTAGCCACACCACCACGTAAACTGCTTAATGCGCTCAG GCAGCTCAACCCAATGTATGAGGGTTACTTGCAGCATGACGCACAGGAGGTCCTGCAGTGCATTCTTGCGAACATTCAGGAGGCCTGTGACACTATCAAAAAAGAGCAAACAGACAACCAGGACACCACAATGATCAATGGAACCGAGTCTGTCCAGGATGGTGACGGGAGCTCTGACAGCCAGCTGAGTGGAAAGAGAAAGAGTGACACAGAAGCAGGCAATGCTAAGAAGAAGCCAAAATCTCAAAGCAAGTCTAAGAAAAATGAAGAAAACGTGCCTATGACCCGCTCGAAACGCAAGTCCTCCAGTGAAATAAGCACAGAGAATTCAGCTACTGAGCAGAGGAATGGCACAGAAGAGCAAGAGAAGGATAGCACCACAGAAGAAGAGAAGAATGACAGTCCACCTAAAGATACAGGCAAGAGGACTAGGAGAGGGAAGCTGGGCTGGTTGAGGCCATCAGGGAAGCAGCCTAGCATCTTCTCCAAGTTTCGCAGCATGGGACGAATTACTTCACATGTAGGAGCAAAAGGAGAGACCAAGGAGAAGTCAGATTGTAGTTCTCAGGAGAAACAGGACAAGGACAACtctgagaatgaaaacaaaactcaTGAAGTTAAACAGGATCTGGGAAAGAATGAAG AGCAATCAGGCCTGGATGTGCTGAAGTGGATGTTTCAGGGTCAGCTGGTGTTGCGGACACGTTGTCTGGAATGTGAGTGTTTCACAGAGAGAAGAGAGGATTTTCAAGACATCAGTGTGCCTGTGCAAGAAGACGAAACCCTCTCTTCTGACTCTAGTTCTGAGA TTTCTCCAGATCCCAAGACCGAGCTGAAAACTCTAAAGTGGGCCATATCTCAGTTTGCATCTGTTGAGCGTATTGTGGGCCAAGATAAATATTTCTGTGAGACCTGTCATCACTACACAGAAGCTGAGAGAAGTCTTCTGTTTGACAAAACGCCAGAAGTCATCACAATCCATCTGAAGTGCTTTGCTGCCAATGGCTCAGA gatGGACCCTTATGCTGGCCTTTCCAAGGTGAACACTCCTCTGCAGACTCCTCTGAAACTCTCCCTGCATGAGTGGTGCACTCAGCCTGACTCTCCAGACTATGAGCTCTTCGCCGTGGTCATGCATAGTGGAGTGACCATCAGCAGCGGTCACTACACCACCTACATCCGCATGATGGATCTCCATCACACCAACATCAAGCCTCAGACTCAGGATGAAGAGCATGACCGAGACCAAGAAGAAGACATGAAACAGAAGAAAGAGGAAACTTCTCAAACCGACTATGATGATGGCGAGGTGTCCTTCAGCTTGTCTGGCAGAGGGCGAAATGTGGCCAGAACCAGCGGAACTAATAACATGTCCAGCAAAACGGCAGGCAAGAGGTGCTCTGAAGGTGTTGGCCTTTTAGGAGGACAAAGGAGCATCACCAGCTATGAACTCAGCAACAGCAAGCAAAACAATCCAGACAAGCCATCCAGCTTGTCCAGTCGTGCTCTCCTTCAGAACGCTGTAAAGAAAGAGCCAGAGGAAGACTGCGCTGATGCTGTGGCAGACGGGACACAGGTCAGTTTTGACCTCGCTCTCAGAAATCTTCTGGACTTTGAAGGAAAGTGGATGCTGTTTGATGACTCTGAAGTGAGACTCTATGAAGAAGAGGACTTCCTCCGTGCTTGTTCTCCAGAGACGTGCTCCACCTCTACACCATACCTGCTCTTCTACAAGAGAGTCTCTCAGTAA